The Kordia sp. SMS9 genome window below encodes:
- a CDS encoding DEAD/DEAH box helicase, which produces MLPLQQAYEVQQSIIEYLKATFSFKEKEVSDAFYDFIEHPTDGIFKGPYVSLKLPFVTHTGDETIPLEIQPNFPPYKHQFEAFKRLHTQNGHVPQPTLLTTGTGSGKTESFLYPILDYCYKHKQERGIKVIILYPMNALATDQAKRLAEAIYKDPLLKNSVTAGLFIGEGKGKAKFPDTMGETHVIENRDAIVSNPPDILLTNFKMLDYGLMRHNYNKLWTHNFDNPTLLRFLILDELHTYDGAQGTDVANLIRRLKLKLAIPKHHLCPVGTSATIGKGAEALSLLTDYASDVFGETFPPEAVIVEHRLPAATFFNTVQTTLDPFLPRLSGIQQSRLGVNEEYHDYILRQKKLWQIRETTSPYELGQELKKLKIVKDITSLASEGITSVKVLIDKLNDLNPNFNAIDSYNTELDYHPKEEIVTSILALIAEAKGDKKERFPFLFLQIQLWIRELSGLLRVFSETPTFTWRDKIVGPYEPAALPPYFCRDCGASGWLANKYDNRNQFERNPLEVYEHYFSNHKNIYFVNTAVESHYRVDEYKPNTTLEPHVHEVDLKLHNAAADRRIKLIAYRKVKDNKSVHACPECNATNDMSIIGTRIATLNSITTSQILSSNLDERGEKYRKVLAFTNGVQDAAHQAGFVESRNYRFTFRTSLQKVINLINAPVDLVTLKEHFINYWKTHADPTEQNHLEAYYYRFFPADRIGEASVEAYRNTHTKKFSKTFEKEFDTRVFWEIISEFGYNAAIGRTLEKTSSAATTFDVTQMDTVYDTLYPWLSENLLGTIEQDSFVRFVNGCLHRIRIRGAVAHDSLEKFRTRNLSVWDLNWMRDGKHYLSRRYHERARFPKLMVHYPDTRGVIDSTHAKKLNWFHAYFKKSFQHVPDNPALINEFYEQLCIALTDIKLLDEKIAKDGSNYAIAPDKIMVSNAVTNYRCTTCTSTLNVAASDTVVAGTLCLSYRCTGTYAAETTQQFNYYNLIYNREKSPRIFAAEHTGVLERSVREETENDFKERPNYNSLNTLVATSTLEMGIDVGSLNAAINTSVPPLTSNFLQRIGRAGRASGSALITNFSQNKAHDLFYFEAPKDMMEGDINTPGCFLNAKDILVRHFTAYCLDSWTKQDAERHQIPGTIKQLNLKESGILTSSSFFVNQLMDFVLDRQVALLEAFTQHYHEKVDADILEAIATSLPRGEFQDRLIRVFETLRNEFFFISTKIKDIEVYVLDKGLGTNDEEYQALEREKRSLWQLQKSIEMRQVVEHLTNVGILPNYAFPETGVTLHAHVHGFKPEGGEREPEVTSFEIVRSASAALKEFAPDNYFYSQGNRLEISGINTFDWSSEKSSLVTMRFCSHCDHLAPELKASKGSCPKCQHESWSAASNKHKFARIHTVKSVNTRKKAALNDSKDERQQEHYTVSTHFNFDHNSVQGTWGMVNIPFGIEYVKNVELTKVNLGSGSMSANHLTINKLENIASHGFVTCKYCGKSTSKPSIVSSDPKLKFHYGYCKHKAIDYTNKVPDVFEEVFLYKSVQTEAIKILLPVQEFLNEATQQMFKAGLQLGLQKYYRGNPDHIAFEFYSEFNIATQRFDRYLVAYDTIPGGTGYLQKLFDTTVFTQLLKDAYITIKDCSCKTKDKDGCYRCILTYSNQYIREDLSRKEAEKLFEKIVSHAEDSWEPIHNGISSLTKTGTIEESELEKKFPYALAQYAERYEDKDLTFWEVKVDGIVQYRLKLPILNGYVTYSIQPQRNLGEKDAIAINTRTDFMIKCIEVERNGVLSTDINDLLAFKEVAVYMDGFIFHASEKHMRFYDDLDIRDAIAATANIVPWSLSWTDMTLFESTDKKLASDQYYPDAHYYRNALQTVLRLPKTKVLHTGLLAAKNSMERLLWFLANSNRPDIMSEVGLLFAVLQEPYGNCIVSEATAENLVQQKTVLNEIDFIPANENAYMKSDVTNPTELFRASVFVRFKDFQVKANLVPNQLSEIQKNEWEKFLQLYSILGMMK; this is translated from the coding sequence ATGCTTCCATTACAACAGGCGTACGAAGTACAACAATCGATCATAGAATACCTAAAGGCTACGTTTAGCTTTAAGGAAAAAGAAGTTTCGGATGCTTTTTATGATTTTATTGAGCATCCAACCGATGGTATTTTTAAAGGTCCGTACGTATCGCTTAAACTTCCGTTTGTAACGCATACAGGTGATGAAACGATTCCACTAGAAATACAACCCAATTTTCCACCGTACAAACATCAGTTTGAAGCTTTTAAACGATTGCATACGCAAAATGGACATGTACCACAACCCACCTTATTAACCACAGGGACAGGTTCGGGAAAAACAGAATCGTTCCTCTACCCTATTCTTGACTATTGTTACAAACATAAACAAGAACGCGGCATTAAAGTCATCATCTTATATCCTATGAACGCGTTGGCAACAGACCAAGCCAAACGTTTGGCGGAAGCAATTTACAAAGATCCGTTATTGAAAAATTCGGTAACCGCAGGCTTGTTTATTGGAGAAGGGAAAGGAAAAGCGAAATTTCCAGATACGATGGGCGAAACACACGTGATTGAAAACCGTGACGCCATTGTAAGCAATCCGCCCGATATTTTATTGACCAATTTTAAAATGCTCGATTACGGATTGATGCGCCACAATTACAACAAACTATGGACGCATAATTTTGACAATCCTACATTGCTTCGCTTCTTAATACTCGACGAATTACATACCTATGACGGCGCACAAGGAACGGATGTTGCCAATTTGATACGACGCTTAAAACTTAAACTTGCCATTCCTAAACATCATCTTTGCCCAGTAGGAACCTCCGCAACTATTGGAAAAGGTGCAGAAGCGTTGAGTTTGCTTACGGACTATGCCTCGGATGTATTTGGAGAAACCTTTCCGCCAGAAGCAGTAATTGTTGAACATCGCTTGCCCGCAGCTACGTTTTTCAATACGGTGCAAACAACACTCGATCCTTTTTTACCAAGACTAAGCGGTATTCAACAAAGCAGATTAGGTGTCAACGAAGAATATCACGATTATATATTACGACAAAAGAAACTTTGGCAAATTCGTGAAACAACTTCACCTTATGAACTAGGGCAAGAACTAAAGAAACTTAAAATTGTAAAAGATATTACTTCACTCGCTAGTGAAGGTATTACTTCGGTAAAAGTATTGATAGACAAACTAAACGACCTCAATCCCAACTTTAACGCCATTGACAGTTACAATACTGAGTTGGATTACCATCCTAAAGAAGAAATTGTTACTTCTATTCTGGCGTTAATTGCCGAAGCAAAAGGAGATAAAAAAGAACGATTTCCCTTTTTATTTTTACAAATACAACTTTGGATTCGCGAACTCAGCGGATTGCTCCGTGTATTTTCGGAAACGCCAACCTTTACATGGCGCGATAAAATTGTAGGACCATACGAACCTGCCGCGTTGCCACCGTACTTTTGTAGAGATTGTGGTGCCAGTGGATGGCTTGCCAACAAATATGACAACAGGAATCAGTTTGAACGAAATCCGTTAGAAGTATACGAACACTATTTTAGCAATCATAAAAATATTTATTTTGTCAATACAGCCGTAGAATCACATTATAGAGTTGATGAATACAAACCCAATACAACGCTTGAACCACATGTACACGAGGTAGACTTAAAACTACACAATGCTGCTGCCGATCGTAGAATAAAGCTCATTGCCTATAGAAAAGTAAAAGACAATAAAAGTGTGCATGCCTGTCCAGAATGCAATGCTACCAACGATATGAGCATCATAGGAACGCGTATTGCTACACTTAATTCCATTACGACAAGTCAAATACTGTCTTCTAACTTGGATGAACGCGGAGAGAAATACCGAAAAGTATTAGCGTTTACCAACGGCGTGCAAGATGCGGCGCATCAGGCAGGTTTTGTAGAATCGCGTAATTACCGCTTTACCTTTAGAACTTCCTTGCAAAAAGTCATCAATCTAATCAATGCGCCTGTAGATTTAGTGACTTTGAAAGAGCATTTTATCAATTATTGGAAAACACATGCCGATCCTACCGAACAGAATCATCTAGAAGCTTATTATTATCGCTTTTTTCCTGCAGATCGAATTGGGGAAGCCAGTGTGGAAGCCTACAGAAACACTCATACCAAAAAGTTTTCGAAAACTTTTGAAAAGGAGTTTGACACGCGGGTGTTTTGGGAAATCATTTCAGAGTTTGGTTACAATGCCGCAATTGGTAGAACACTTGAAAAAACAAGTTCAGCTGCCACCACTTTTGATGTAACACAAATGGACACGGTGTACGACACGTTGTATCCATGGCTTTCTGAGAATTTGTTAGGCACTATTGAACAAGATAGTTTTGTTCGTTTTGTGAATGGTTGTTTGCATCGAATTCGTATTCGCGGAGCTGTAGCACATGATTCTTTAGAAAAATTCAGAACACGAAACCTAAGTGTTTGGGATTTAAATTGGATGCGCGATGGTAAACATTATTTAAGTAGACGCTATCATGAAAGAGCAAGGTTTCCAAAACTTATGGTACATTATCCCGATACACGTGGTGTGATTGATAGTACACACGCTAAAAAACTAAATTGGTTTCATGCCTATTTTAAGAAGTCGTTCCAACACGTTCCAGACAATCCTGCATTGATCAATGAATTTTACGAACAATTATGTATAGCGCTGACCGATATAAAGCTATTAGATGAAAAAATTGCCAAAGATGGAAGTAACTATGCCATTGCTCCTGATAAAATTATGGTGAGTAATGCCGTAACCAACTATCGCTGTACTACCTGTACTTCCACATTGAATGTTGCAGCTTCTGATACGGTAGTTGCAGGAACGCTTTGCCTAAGTTATAGATGTACAGGAACGTATGCTGCGGAAACCACACAACAGTTTAACTATTACAACTTAATATACAACCGAGAAAAATCTCCAAGAATATTCGCCGCAGAGCACACGGGAGTTTTAGAACGTTCCGTACGAGAGGAAACAGAGAACGACTTTAAAGAACGCCCAAATTACAACTCTTTAAATACCTTAGTAGCCACATCTACCCTAGAAATGGGTATTGATGTAGGATCGCTCAATGCAGCAATCAATACAAGTGTGCCGCCATTGACTTCCAACTTTTTGCAACGTATTGGACGTGCTGGGCGTGCTTCTGGTAGCGCCTTGATTACCAATTTTTCACAGAATAAAGCACACGATCTATTTTATTTTGAAGCTCCCAAAGATATGATGGAAGGTGACATCAATACACCAGGATGTTTTTTAAATGCCAAAGATATATTGGTACGTCACTTTACAGCGTATTGCTTGGACAGTTGGACAAAACAAGATGCGGAACGTCATCAAATTCCAGGAACTATCAAACAACTCAATCTCAAGGAATCGGGCATTCTTACGAGCAGTAGCTTTTTTGTGAATCAACTTATGGATTTCGTATTGGATAGGCAGGTTGCTTTATTGGAAGCGTTTACCCAACACTATCATGAAAAAGTGGATGCTGATATTTTGGAGGCGATTGCAACTTCGCTTCCACGTGGAGAATTTCAAGACAGACTTATACGCGTGTTTGAAACCTTGCGAAACGAATTCTTTTTTATCAGTACCAAAATAAAAGATATAGAAGTATATGTCCTCGATAAAGGATTGGGTACCAATGATGAAGAATATCAAGCATTGGAACGTGAAAAACGCTCATTGTGGCAACTACAAAAATCTATAGAAATGCGTCAGGTTGTTGAGCATTTGACTAATGTTGGCATCTTACCAAACTACGCGTTCCCAGAAACTGGAGTTACCTTGCATGCACATGTACATGGTTTTAAACCCGAAGGTGGAGAACGAGAACCCGAAGTAACATCATTTGAAATCGTTCGCTCTGCCTCAGCGGCATTAAAAGAATTTGCACCAGACAATTATTTTTACAGTCAAGGAAATCGTTTGGAAATTAGCGGTATTAATACGTTTGATTGGAGTAGTGAAAAGTCAAGCTTAGTAACCATGCGCTTCTGTTCGCACTGCGATCATTTAGCACCAGAATTAAAGGCATCGAAAGGTTCTTGCCCTAAATGCCAGCATGAATCGTGGAGTGCCGCTTCTAACAAACATAAGTTTGCAAGAATACATACAGTAAAGTCTGTAAATACTCGAAAGAAAGCTGCTTTGAATGATTCTAAAGACGAACGCCAACAAGAACATTATACGGTTTCTACACATTTTAACTTTGATCACAATTCGGTTCAAGGTACGTGGGGCATGGTCAACATTCCTTTTGGAATAGAATATGTTAAAAATGTGGAACTTACCAAAGTAAATCTAGGTTCAGGAAGCATGAGCGCCAATCACCTTACCATTAACAAGTTGGAAAACATTGCCAGTCATGGCTTCGTAACTTGTAAGTATTGTGGTAAGTCTACTTCCAAACCTAGCATTGTTTCAAGTGATCCAAAATTGAAATTCCATTATGGGTATTGTAAACATAAAGCTATTGACTATACCAATAAAGTACCTGATGTTTTTGAAGAGGTATTTTTATACAAGAGCGTGCAAACGGAAGCCATTAAAATATTATTGCCTGTACAAGAATTTTTAAACGAAGCCACACAGCAAATGTTTAAAGCGGGACTGCAATTAGGTTTACAAAAATATTACAGAGGAAACCCTGATCATATTGCCTTTGAGTTTTATTCTGAATTTAATATTGCTACCCAACGCTTTGATCGTTATTTAGTGGCGTATGATACCATTCCTGGTGGCACAGGTTATTTACAAAAGCTTTTTGACACAACAGTATTTACGCAATTATTAAAAGATGCATACATAACGATTAAAGACTGTTCGTGCAAAACCAAAGACAAAGATGGTTGTTATCGTTGCATACTTACATATTCCAATCAATATATTAGAGAAGATTTAAGCAGAAAAGAAGCCGAAAAACTCTTTGAAAAGATTGTGTCGCATGCAGAAGATAGTTGGGAACCCATTCATAATGGGATTTCATCCTTAACCAAAACCGGAACGATTGAAGAAAGTGAGCTGGAAAAAAAGTTTCCGTATGCTTTGGCGCAGTACGCAGAGCGATATGAAGACAAAGATCTTACTTTTTGGGAAGTGAAAGTAGACGGCATTGTACAATACCGATTGAAATTACCAATTCTCAATGGATATGTTACTTACAGCATTCAACCACAGCGAAATTTAGGAGAAAAAGATGCTATTGCTATCAATACACGAACTGATTTTATGATAAAATGTATTGAGGTAGAAAGAAACGGAGTTTTGAGTACAGATATTAATGATCTTTTAGCTTTTAAAGAAGTAGCTGTGTATATGGATGGTTTTATTTTTCATGCGTCCGAAAAACACATGCGCTTTTATGATGATCTTGATATTAGAGATGCTATTGCTGCTACCGCTAATATAGTTCCATGGTCGTTAAGTTGGACAGATATGACTTTGTTTGAAAGTACTGATAAAAAACTAGCTTCTGATCAATATTATCCTGACGCTCACTACTATCGAAATGCGTTGCAAACCGTATTAAGACTTCCAAAAACGAAAGTTTTACATACAGGGTTGCTTGCTGCAAAGAACTCTATGGAACGCTTGTTATGGTTTTTAGCAAATAGCAATCGCCCAGATATTATGTCGGAAGTAGGGCTTCTATTTGCGGTACTTCAAGAGCCGTATGGAAATTGCATTGTTTCGGAAGCAACCGCCGAAA
- a CDS encoding sacsin N-terminal ATP-binding-like domain-containing protein codes for MQETDTVLIDKPAVDQLIANAIDVYQKSPKRVIADYTSEKQYTADYNGRQLLELLQNADDAQTDRICITLDTAQQQLTIANTGTPFSLEGLESLMLANYSGKDPKGFIGNKGLGFRAILNWVTSVEVRTQEIALRFSPAHAETQYHELCELTDLAILAEKNPKVQSGEIPFAILAIPECNTDRKAAKGWETEIVLNYVPDKEADILAQLATISEETLLFLNHTQKIEIRGTETLDVVLEKLVDIQAHEVMVYKTVSNTIVNEIVWNIYDSEELTYAKDASKYSFKIAWQDGLKDSDTCFFTYFPTEVPIQLPCIIHATFELNASRKELNNSEANRFILQQIAAQLGKIATTQLTTQPVCWHAYRILTRVHHSNAKLLDGFYDIITELQNSLPIYPCVDETYTTKQTAKYYGNAFSEWVLANNLQSYFPKLLLPLEDQQMYTRQYYDAATFGDIIEKLNTEERFTIALRAAFIKYVATNDYFKTHQSAGMHYPLLVDIHEAVISSEKQAFMLNEKEVANYDMDGISIAFMSNALLQNLYRTLAVEIEDERKDKDESKTRALKRLVNAIVNIGSNDVNDLAQNIVSIFRKQIKEVLPQERGALTQQMVYTLFSIFKGNTDRKGSLSFDIPLLNSTGEYIEKASDLLLGADYVLGKNTAILFENIFTDTDYVAGNDFWQLPIHGDEDLSTFFLWLGVHQLPRFVPVSNELYLNESDDYIEYVFDYIQLEDRKVRKQYKGDAIANVERFVHTPTFSLETLVAWIAIDDRLYAALNFNNIKHEFKYAFSTREFVVYTKPSYIFFQLDTLYLKKQHIQIVEDFEHAAEFGLTHFNYDHSLFTALQIDESKIKDILHQLKISQRFDDLPASVVYNNILKKFKELNIPHRTARKIYQQTFDYFKKHKDIVHAPYHTNMEVLAKKDNYTKYIENQQVYYSDNATLPSKIVAKFWIFDFPKRSGEVQIADFFGVKTFKDIDIAIDEASMVPVEVSPKFSDWFAKIKPYILTYRLQKVADKEHQNQASDLKKVHIVLVEKLQYLIKGESTETLLEGEFLQKKGTATYYLCIGEKTTLPTLKETPNICEAFAEIMCMAFKVNDQKDSFRTIFKDHNNLADTKYTLRIKQLEDYHKKAVSLLGLSQEETKFWHCFYELQGKEFPKSIYHTTALENSLLTVFQYKLPSSYKNVDFIDFKTTESIAFLADISKFSTISLQNLLTHTSNGVLAYHLQQFELVLHNLKEYFDCSLWNYLDKHLSLQSKLIEKQNIYSAFATHTYITTFLDSQKFILHIDYKKLIKEAVQHIFNFSLLETSTRVLDIQPAFQKLLKEFKTDENDIISTKHRSLLRFENDTNLATIRAVLETAKAKEETAQEKTAPDTKETGTLLFGAQTKAKKIKISKGGKGKKGNVHNSKIEKTKTIVGKNAESLVYHTLLEDSTVKSVQWVSGNSTTSDKSDEEGYDIKYTLHDSDSVRYLEVKSFNGKHFYISRNEKQFAEEHRNQYEIALVIGEKIHILNELFKDTPSFENNQQFNIAPNDYIVSLEITES; via the coding sequence ATGCAAGAAACCGATACCGTACTTATTGACAAACCAGCTGTTGATCAATTGATAGCGAACGCCATTGATGTATACCAAAAAAGTCCAAAGCGCGTCATCGCAGATTATACTTCTGAAAAACAATATACCGCAGACTACAACGGGCGACAGTTGTTGGAACTGCTGCAAAATGCAGACGACGCCCAAACAGATCGTATTTGCATAACGCTTGATACCGCACAACAACAACTCACCATTGCCAACACAGGTACGCCGTTTTCTTTGGAAGGGTTGGAATCGTTGATGCTTGCCAATTATAGCGGCAAAGATCCCAAAGGGTTTATAGGAAACAAAGGCTTGGGCTTTCGCGCTATCTTAAATTGGGTAACTTCGGTAGAAGTACGTACCCAAGAAATTGCGTTGCGTTTTTCTCCTGCGCATGCGGAAACACAATATCATGAACTTTGCGAGCTTACGGATTTGGCTATACTTGCCGAAAAAAATCCAAAGGTACAATCTGGTGAAATTCCGTTTGCCATCTTGGCAATTCCTGAATGTAATACAGACCGAAAAGCTGCCAAAGGTTGGGAAACGGAAATTGTTTTAAATTATGTGCCAGACAAAGAAGCGGATATTTTGGCGCAACTCGCTACCATTTCGGAAGAAACCCTGCTGTTTTTAAATCATACCCAAAAAATTGAAATCCGCGGCACGGAAACCTTAGATGTCGTTCTTGAAAAACTCGTTGACATCCAAGCACATGAAGTGATGGTGTACAAAACAGTATCCAATACTATTGTTAACGAAATTGTATGGAACATCTATGATTCTGAAGAGTTAACATACGCAAAAGATGCTTCTAAATATAGCTTTAAAATCGCATGGCAAGATGGACTAAAAGATAGCGACACTTGTTTCTTTACCTACTTTCCTACGGAAGTCCCGATACAATTACCATGTATTATTCATGCAACTTTTGAACTGAATGCTTCGCGAAAGGAATTGAACAATTCGGAAGCCAATCGTTTCATACTACAACAGATTGCCGCACAATTGGGGAAAATTGCCACCACACAACTTACCACACAACCTGTTTGTTGGCATGCGTATCGTATATTGACGCGAGTGCATCACAGCAATGCGAAGTTATTGGATGGTTTTTATGATATCATAACAGAGTTGCAAAATAGCTTGCCTATTTATCCATGTGTGGATGAAACGTATACAACCAAACAAACAGCGAAATACTATGGCAATGCATTTTCCGAGTGGGTTTTAGCGAATAACTTACAATCGTATTTCCCAAAATTGTTACTGCCATTGGAAGATCAGCAAATGTATACAAGACAGTATTACGACGCTGCAACTTTTGGTGATATCATTGAAAAACTCAATACTGAGGAACGCTTTACCATTGCGTTACGCGCAGCCTTTATAAAGTATGTTGCTACGAACGATTATTTTAAAACACACCAAAGTGCTGGTATGCATTATCCGCTTTTAGTTGATATTCATGAAGCGGTGATTTCTAGTGAGAAGCAAGCGTTTATGCTGAATGAAAAAGAGGTTGCCAACTATGATATGGATGGAATTTCCATAGCGTTTATGTCCAACGCTTTATTGCAAAATTTGTATCGTACCCTTGCGGTAGAAATTGAGGACGAAAGAAAAGATAAGGACGAAAGTAAAACACGAGCGTTAAAAAGGCTTGTCAATGCAATTGTCAATATCGGATCAAACGATGTGAATGACCTAGCGCAGAATATTGTGAGCATCTTTCGAAAGCAAATAAAGGAAGTGTTGCCACAAGAACGAGGGGCACTAACACAACAAATGGTGTATACGCTTTTCAGTATTTTTAAAGGCAATACCGATCGTAAAGGTTCGCTATCGTTTGATATTCCCTTACTGAATAGTACAGGTGAATACATAGAAAAAGCAAGCGACTTGTTGTTGGGTGCAGATTATGTACTAGGGAAAAACACCGCCATTCTTTTTGAAAACATTTTTACCGACACTGATTATGTAGCAGGAAACGACTTTTGGCAATTGCCCATTCATGGAGACGAAGATTTGTCTACCTTTTTTCTTTGGTTGGGTGTACATCAATTGCCAAGGTTTGTTCCTGTTAGCAACGAATTATATTTGAATGAGTCTGACGATTACATTGAGTATGTATTTGATTATATTCAACTAGAAGATAGAAAAGTACGAAAACAATACAAAGGCGATGCGATTGCAAATGTGGAAAGATTCGTCCATACACCAACATTTAGCTTGGAAACCTTGGTGGCATGGATTGCCATAGATGATCGATTGTATGCTGCTTTAAATTTCAACAATATCAAACATGAATTTAAGTATGCATTTAGCACTAGAGAATTTGTTGTGTACACTAAACCTTCATATATCTTTTTTCAGCTAGACACACTGTATTTAAAAAAGCAACACATACAAATTGTAGAAGATTTTGAACATGCAGCAGAGTTTGGCCTGACTCATTTTAACTACGATCATTCCCTTTTTACGGCACTTCAAATAGATGAAAGTAAAATTAAAGATATTTTACATCAATTAAAGATCTCGCAACGCTTTGATGATTTGCCAGCAAGCGTTGTATACAACAACATTCTTAAAAAGTTTAAAGAATTAAACATCCCACACAGAACAGCTCGGAAAATATACCAACAAACCTTCGATTATTTTAAAAAGCATAAGGACATTGTCCACGCTCCATACCATACAAATATGGAGGTCTTGGCAAAAAAAGATAATTATACGAAATACATAGAAAATCAACAAGTATATTACAGTGACAATGCTACATTGCCGTCTAAGATAGTCGCGAAGTTTTGGATTTTCGATTTCCCAAAACGAAGCGGCGAAGTGCAAATAGCTGATTTTTTTGGTGTAAAAACCTTCAAAGATATTGACATTGCTATTGATGAAGCTTCCATGGTTCCCGTGGAGGTTTCCCCAAAATTCTCCGATTGGTTTGCAAAAATAAAGCCGTATATATTGACGTATCGTTTGCAAAAAGTTGCCGATAAAGAGCATCAAAACCAAGCCAGTGATTTAAAAAAGGTACACATTGTTTTGGTTGAAAAGCTTCAATATCTTATTAAAGGAGAATCTACAGAAACATTACTAGAAGGTGAGTTTTTACAAAAAAAAGGCACTGCTACGTACTATTTATGTATTGGCGAAAAAACCACCTTACCAACACTCAAGGAAACACCAAATATATGCGAAGCATTTGCAGAAATAATGTGCATGGCTTTTAAAGTAAATGATCAAAAAGATTCGTTCCGAACTATTTTTAAAGACCACAACAACCTCGCTGACACAAAGTATACCCTACGGATAAAACAATTGGAAGACTATCATAAAAAAGCCGTATCACTTTTGGGCTTGTCGCAAGAAGAAACCAAGTTTTGGCACTGTTTTTATGAATTGCAAGGAAAAGAATTTCCAAAAAGCATATACCATACTACAGCACTTGAAAATAGTTTGCTAACAGTATTTCAATATAAATTACCAAGTAGTTACAAAAATGTAGATTTTATAGACTTCAAAACAACGGAAAGTATTGCTTTCTTAGCAGACATTAGCAAGTTTTCTACAATTTCTTTGCAAAACCTTCTTACACATACGTCAAATGGAGTATTAGCTTATCATCTCCAACAATTTGAACTCGTGCTCCACAATTTAAAAGAATACTTTGACTGTAGCTTGTGGAACTATTTAGATAAACATCTATCCTTACAAAGCAAGTTAATTGAAAAACAAAATATATACAGTGCTTTTGCCACACACACATACATTACAACTTTTTTAGACTCACAGAAGTTTATCTTACATATTGATTATAAGAAACTTATAAAAGAGGCTGTGCAACATATTTTTAACTTTTCGCTGTTAGAAACTAGTACAAGAGTACTTGATATACAACCTGCTTTTCAAAAGCTATTAAAAGAATTTAAAACTGATGAAAACGATATTATCAGTACAAAACACAGGAGCTTACTGCGCTTTGAAAACGATACAAACCTAGCGACCATTCGTGCCGTTTTAGAAACTGCAAAAGCTAAAGAAGAAACAGCGCAAGAAAAAACTGCACCCGACACAAAGGAAACAGGCACCTTACTCTTTGGAGCCCAAACAAAAGCAAAAAAAATAAAAATCTCTAAAGGCGGTAAAGGCAAAAAAGGGAACGTTCATAATAGCAAAATTGAGAAGACTAAAACCATTGTGGGTAAAAACGCTGAAAGCCTTGTATATCATACACTATTGGAAGATTCTACGGTTAAAAGTGTGCAGTGGGTTTCGGGAAATTCTACAACGTCTGACAAGTCTGACGAAGAAGGCTATGATATCAAATATACGCTACACGATAGTGATAGCGTACGGTATTTAGAAGTGAAGTCTTTTAACGGGAAACACTTTTACATAAGTCGTAATGAAAAGCAATTCGCAGAAGAACATAGAAATCAGTACGAAATTGCGCTTGTTATTGGTGAAAAAATTCATATTTTGAATGAATTATTTAAAGACACACCCTCTTTTGAAAACAATCAACAATTCAACATTGCACCAAACGATTATATAGTTTCCCTTGAAATAACCGAATCCTAA